A stretch of Planctomicrobium piriforme DNA encodes these proteins:
- a CDS encoding 3-keto-disaccharide hydrolase: protein MRIQIAFALVLTCLLPGCAKEPTSSPPAPPAAPQAETAAPVEAVAVEKVVESAVPANPVIGRKLLTPEEAAVGWISLFDGESLFGWKSSSSDINWTVADGVVTADSGPVGVLLTTVPFADFELVSEFRLAPGANSGLFLRSTADPKSPTTDGYEVNIIDSHPGGYLTGSLVGRAKANEDLTASGDWKTLRVVAQGKSIKVFHNEKLILDFTDDSPTARLNGLIGLQKNAGKIEFRKVNLKPLGMESIFNGKDLTGWRSVSGSKSEFTTEDASIHVVNGQGFLETEKSFKDFLFQVQAKTMAKELNSGFFFRALPGTEKAPSHGYEVQIHNGITDGDRNKPNNAGTGAIFRRVEARRVVSNDLEWCTITLVAAGPRIAVWVDGFQAVDWEDTREPDENPRKGKKLEAGHISLQGHDPTTDVWFRELKLMELPE, encoded by the coding sequence GTGCGGATTCAGATCGCGTTCGCTCTTGTACTCACCTGTTTGCTGCCCGGTTGTGCGAAAGAACCAACGAGTTCGCCCCCTGCCCCTCCGGCAGCACCACAGGCGGAAACAGCAGCCCCAGTGGAAGCCGTCGCGGTTGAGAAAGTGGTTGAGTCTGCGGTCCCGGCCAACCCCGTGATTGGTCGCAAGCTGCTGACACCGGAAGAAGCCGCCGTAGGCTGGATCAGCCTGTTCGATGGCGAGTCACTCTTCGGCTGGAAGAGCAGCAGTAGCGACATCAACTGGACGGTCGCCGATGGCGTGGTGACCGCCGACTCCGGTCCAGTGGGAGTGCTCCTCACCACTGTCCCGTTCGCCGACTTTGAACTCGTCAGCGAATTCCGGCTGGCGCCTGGCGCGAACAGCGGGCTGTTTCTCAGATCGACCGCCGACCCCAAAAGCCCCACGACCGATGGCTACGAGGTCAACATCATCGATTCACACCCTGGCGGCTATCTCACCGGCAGCTTGGTCGGTCGCGCCAAGGCGAATGAAGATCTCACCGCCTCAGGCGACTGGAAGACGCTCCGAGTGGTCGCGCAGGGAAAGTCGATCAAGGTCTTTCACAATGAGAAGTTGATCCTCGACTTCACCGACGACAGCCCAACGGCCCGCCTTAACGGCTTGATCGGCCTGCAGAAGAACGCCGGCAAAATCGAGTTCCGCAAAGTGAATCTCAAGCCGCTGGGGATGGAATCCATCTTCAATGGAAAAGATCTGACCGGCTGGCGGTCTGTGTCTGGTTCGAAGAGCGAATTCACCACGGAGGACGCGTCGATTCACGTCGTCAACGGGCAGGGCTTCCTCGAAACCGAAAAGTCGTTCAAGGATTTCCTGTTTCAGGTGCAGGCCAAAACGATGGCCAAGGAACTCAACAGCGGCTTCTTCTTCCGCGCCCTGCCTGGCACCGAAAAGGCGCCCTCGCATGGTTACGAAGTCCAGATCCATAACGGCATCACCGACGGCGACCGCAACAAGCCGAACAACGCCGGGACCGGCGCGATCTTTCGCCGCGTCGAAGCCCGTCGCGTGGTGAGCAACGATCTCGAATGGTGTACGATTACCCTCGTCGCGGCCGGCCCGCGGATCGCCGTCTGGGTCGACGGATTTCAGGCTGTCGACTGGGAAGACACCCGCGAGCCCGACGAAAATCCCCGGAAAGGGAAGAAGCTCGAAGCGGGGCACATCAGCCTGCAAGGACACGATCCGACGACCGACGTCTGGTTCCGTGAGCTGAAACTTATGGAACTGCCTGAGTAG
- a CDS encoding ArsR/SmtB family transcription factor, whose product MPSELEPRVPELSQKLEKDLVQVFKLLADETRLKILFFLGREKELHVSALCERLGQSQPAVSHHLALLRVAGLIEPRRDGKHNFYSIQQNRFHELMGELFLSFTEENNTSEWHFEDFVFRQNRKPE is encoded by the coding sequence ATGCCGTCCGAACTCGAACCACGGGTTCCGGAACTGTCCCAGAAGCTTGAAAAAGATCTGGTGCAGGTGTTCAAGCTGCTGGCAGACGAAACTCGTCTGAAGATTCTGTTTTTCCTTGGCCGCGAAAAGGAACTGCACGTTTCCGCTCTGTGCGAACGTCTCGGTCAAAGCCAGCCCGCTGTCAGCCATCACCTTGCTCTGCTCCGCGTTGCCGGACTGATCGAGCCCCGTCGCGACGGCAAGCACAACTTCTACTCCATTCAGCAAAATCGCTTCCACGAACTGATGGGCGAACTGTTCCTCAGCTTCACCGAAGAAAACAACACCTCGGAATGGCACTTCGAAGACTTCGTCTTCCGCCAGAACCGCAAGCCGGAATAA
- a CDS encoding glycosyltransferase family 2 protein, whose amino-acid sequence MLRAVEKQFARRRTVAVMPAYNAARTLARTVADIPENVVDEIILVDDCSSDNTWEVAEKLGLTVIRHERNGGYGANQKTCYQHALDRGAEVVVMIHPDYQYDSRVVGAAVEFLKLGICDVVLGSRIRTRREALQGGMPAYKYVCNRILTTIENVALGQNLGDFHSGFRAYSREVLLKIPFQRNSNDFVFDSQFLAQAVHFGFRIGDVPVPVRYFDEASSINFRRSVTYGCATLKVLADYYLHRSGVRKSRLFQSAE is encoded by the coding sequence ATGCTGCGTGCGGTGGAGAAACAGTTCGCCCGTCGTCGCACGGTCGCGGTGATGCCGGCCTATAACGCCGCCCGCACTTTAGCCAGGACAGTGGCGGACATTCCGGAAAACGTCGTCGACGAGATCATTCTGGTGGATGACTGCAGTTCCGACAACACCTGGGAAGTGGCCGAGAAACTGGGGCTGACGGTCATCCGTCACGAACGCAACGGCGGATACGGAGCCAACCAGAAAACCTGTTACCAGCACGCCCTCGATCGCGGGGCAGAAGTGGTGGTCATGATCCATCCCGACTACCAGTACGACAGCCGGGTCGTCGGGGCAGCAGTCGAGTTCCTGAAACTCGGGATCTGCGATGTCGTGCTGGGGTCGCGGATTCGCACCCGTCGCGAGGCACTGCAAGGGGGCATGCCCGCTTACAAATACGTCTGCAACCGGATCCTGACCACGATCGAGAACGTGGCCCTCGGGCAAAACCTGGGAGATTTCCACAGCGGCTTCCGCGCCTACTCGCGGGAAGTGCTGCTGAAGATCCCGTTCCAGCGGAACTCGAACGACTTCGTGTTCGACAGCCAGTTCCTCGCACAGGCGGTGCATTTCGGCTTTCGCATTGGCGATGTGCCGGTCCCGGTGCGGTACTTCGACGAAGCGTCGAGCATCAATTTTCGCCGCAGCGTCACTTATGGCTGCGCGACTCTGAAAGTGCTGGCGGACTACTACCTGCATCGCAGCGGAGTGCGAAAGTCGCGGCTGTTCCAGTCGGCAGAGTAA
- the nadD gene encoding nicotinate-nucleotide adenylyltransferase, with the protein MNIGIFGGTFDPVHLAHLLLAEAAREAAALDEIWFMPAYAPPQKPGKVISPPRDRLEMVKLAIAGHVHFRVSKLEIDRQGTSYTVDTLRHIAEQRPDDRLFLLIGGDSLADLLTWRDPAGILDLATIIAVNRGRTPLDVEPVLAALGEQYRERIQLCEMPAVDISATNLRQRTAEGKSIRYQTPRSVELYIDQKRLYRDEQPKPATTQAVP; encoded by the coding sequence GCTGCTGGCTGAAGCCGCGCGAGAGGCGGCGGCGCTCGACGAAATCTGGTTTATGCCCGCCTACGCACCGCCCCAGAAGCCGGGAAAGGTGATCAGCCCCCCCCGCGATCGACTCGAAATGGTGAAGCTGGCCATCGCCGGACACGTTCACTTTCGGGTCAGCAAGCTGGAGATTGATCGTCAGGGAACCAGCTACACGGTCGATACTCTGCGACACATCGCCGAACAACGGCCAGACGACCGTCTGTTCCTACTGATCGGAGGCGACTCGCTGGCCGACCTCTTAACCTGGCGCGATCCGGCCGGAATTCTCGACCTGGCAACCATCATTGCCGTCAACCGCGGCCGGACTCCGCTGGATGTCGAACCGGTGCTGGCTGCACTGGGGGAACAGTACCGGGAGCGCATTCAACTCTGCGAAATGCCCGCCGTTGATATCTCGGCAACGAACCTGCGACAGCGGACTGCCGAGGGAAAGTCGATCCGCTATCAGACGCCGCGGTCGGTGGAACTGTACATCGACCAGAAGCGGCTGTATCGAGACGAGCAGCCTAAGCCTGCGACTACTCAGGCAGTTCCATAA
- the miaA gene encoding tRNA (adenosine(37)-N6)-dimethylallyltransferase MiaA, producing MKFPLELLQRCWFLAGPTAVGKSELSLQLAEQLGGEILSLDSMAIFRGMDIGTAKPAARQQQRVPHHLIDLVEPHEEFSTAQFLVAAEQACREICERGRVPIFVGGTGLYLRAVLRGVFEGPPADWKFRDELTAQAAGQSPDWLHEKLRQIDPATADRLHPNDSRRLVRALEIVHLTGQLPSVLQQEHPLPVEQRPRHIYWLHPPRAWLADRINRRVDAMFELGLEEEVRSLLDRQHPPGRTARQALGYREMIDYLEDRLPSLDETRQLIQTRTRQFAKRQHTWFRNLEECREVAIEGTESVDELCDRLLSMGETTP from the coding sequence ATGAAGTTCCCCCTCGAACTGCTGCAACGCTGCTGGTTTCTCGCCGGGCCGACCGCCGTTGGCAAAAGCGAATTGTCACTGCAGCTTGCCGAACAGTTAGGGGGGGAAATCCTCTCGCTCGATTCGATGGCGATTTTTCGCGGCATGGACATCGGCACCGCTAAGCCCGCTGCCCGGCAGCAACAACGGGTTCCCCACCACCTCATCGATCTCGTCGAGCCTCACGAAGAATTCTCGACGGCTCAATTTCTGGTCGCCGCGGAACAGGCGTGTCGCGAGATCTGCGAACGGGGCCGCGTTCCCATTTTTGTGGGAGGAACCGGTCTGTACCTCCGCGCCGTGTTGCGCGGCGTCTTTGAAGGGCCCCCCGCCGACTGGAAGTTTCGAGACGAACTGACAGCGCAGGCTGCCGGTCAGTCACCCGATTGGCTGCATGAAAAGCTGCGTCAAATTGACCCTGCCACCGCCGACCGGCTGCATCCCAACGACAGTCGGCGACTGGTGCGTGCGCTGGAAATCGTCCATCTGACCGGACAGCTCCCGTCGGTGCTGCAGCAGGAACACCCCCTGCCGGTCGAGCAGCGGCCACGACATATCTACTGGCTGCACCCTCCTCGTGCCTGGCTGGCCGACCGCATCAATCGCCGGGTGGACGCCATGTTTGAACTCGGTCTCGAAGAGGAAGTCCGCTCCCTGCTCGACCGACAGCACCCCCCCGGCCGCACCGCCAGACAGGCCCTCGGGTACCGCGAAATGATCGATTATCTCGAAGACCGGTTACCGTCCCTCGACGAGACCCGCCAACTGATTCAGACCCGAACCCGCCAGTTCGCCAAACGCCAGCACACCTGGTTCCGAAACCTGGAAGAGTGCCGGGAAGTTGCGATTGAGGGGACGGAATCTGTGGACGAGTTGTGTGATCGATTGCTGTCGATGGGAGAGACGACGCCTTGA
- a CDS encoding DUF2262 domain-containing protein, whose protein sequence is MPKLPASFSPPSLKSLSDLDSAEGVVYQQQRVIIDGVVSPTCQGGLRGKTQDYEVHSFTVAAWLKAGEQVRKTELDILRAAASNTKYLYDFPGCSLQRMSVLMSGDETRAIYEKSLPMETANPDLLAIAEELKKPVTVVAGRFGTLTLDRRIDHFDGEAIWNGEKTKVTFRSKDGKPDQAAIENSEKLWSNEFHWEKRIKVIAVEDLLELKNENWSDEDDPEFTAEEFVKRMTLQTICVQNDGRFEFWYDDGDLFSGHSIVVRGSLEKGIRDASIQG, encoded by the coding sequence ATGCCAAAGCTCCCTGCGTCTTTTTCGCCGCCCAGTTTAAAGTCACTGTCCGATCTCGATTCAGCGGAAGGCGTCGTTTATCAGCAACAGCGTGTGATCATTGATGGAGTGGTATCCCCCACTTGCCAGGGTGGACTGCGAGGCAAAACGCAGGATTATGAAGTCCACAGCTTCACTGTGGCGGCGTGGCTAAAGGCCGGAGAGCAGGTCAGGAAGACAGAATTGGACATTCTGCGCGCGGCTGCCTCAAACACGAAGTATTTGTACGATTTTCCAGGATGCTCGCTGCAAAGAATGAGCGTCCTGATGTCCGGGGACGAGACGCGAGCGATCTATGAGAAGTCGCTGCCGATGGAGACTGCAAATCCCGATCTGCTTGCCATCGCAGAAGAACTCAAAAAACCGGTCACTGTTGTTGCGGGTCGTTTCGGCACACTCACGCTTGATCGTCGGATCGACCATTTTGACGGCGAGGCAATCTGGAACGGAGAAAAAACGAAAGTCACCTTCCGATCTAAAGATGGAAAGCCTGACCAGGCGGCAATCGAGAACTCTGAGAAACTGTGGTCAAACGAGTTCCATTGGGAAAAGAGAATCAAGGTAATCGCGGTCGAAGACCTGCTCGAACTCAAGAATGAAAACTGGTCGGATGAGGATGACCCCGAATTCACTGCGGAAGAATTCGTGAAGAGAATGACATTGCAAACCATTTGCGTGCAAAATGATGGAAGATTCGAATTCTGGTATGACGATGGTGATCTCTTTTCGGGGCACTCCATTGTTGTCCGGGGTAGCCTCGAAAAAGGTATTAGAGACGCCAGCATTCAGGGATAA
- a CDS encoding zinc ribbon domain-containing protein, which translates to MTIEFDCPDCDALLRTSDEKSGQASACPLCGSALMIPVVRQAVPATEVASRGSFADELATRLGSLDDRRTAPAKTSLPELDLTVEAEPISLCRGCGREIPDGASFCPKCRLAYRPPPTVDLNLILSESLQIFTRNFGKCLVAGVVDIVASTLGIVAVIALAGVTLMLLSREPAAALLAAAVVFIVGTITVLAALAAGNFRFFLSLARGQQPDYTNMFGRERNVGRMAMAGICYWSLVCAGFACVIIPGFLVLILLWPFGRIIVDRERGVIESLADAFHMTKSHLGLLTCLFLVHLGVLVLAAGVPLIGHIIAIPFAAILYTVAYLHLTGEFTGEFATPSDL; encoded by the coding sequence GTGACGATCGAATTCGACTGCCCTGATTGCGACGCCCTGCTCCGCACTTCCGACGAGAAGTCGGGGCAGGCATCCGCCTGTCCGCTTTGTGGCTCGGCGCTCATGATTCCCGTTGTTCGGCAGGCGGTTCCGGCGACAGAAGTCGCGTCGCGCGGCTCATTCGCCGACGAACTGGCCACCCGACTCGGCTCGCTCGACGACCGCCGTACCGCCCCCGCTAAAACTTCGCTGCCTGAGCTCGACCTCACGGTCGAGGCGGAGCCGATCTCTCTCTGCCGGGGCTGCGGCCGTGAAATCCCGGATGGCGCCTCGTTCTGTCCGAAGTGTCGGCTGGCATACCGTCCCCCGCCGACGGTCGACCTCAATCTGATCCTCTCCGAGTCGCTGCAGATCTTTACCCGGAATTTCGGGAAATGTCTGGTCGCCGGGGTGGTGGATATCGTCGCCTCGACCCTGGGGATCGTGGCCGTGATCGCCCTGGCGGGGGTGACATTGATGCTGCTGAGCCGGGAACCGGCCGCTGCCCTGCTGGCGGCAGCAGTCGTCTTTATTGTCGGGACGATTACTGTGCTGGCTGCACTGGCTGCCGGGAACTTCCGGTTCTTCCTGTCGCTCGCCCGGGGCCAGCAACCCGACTACACCAACATGTTCGGGCGGGAACGCAACGTCGGGCGAATGGCGATGGCCGGCATCTGCTATTGGTCGCTGGTCTGCGCCGGTTTTGCGTGCGTCATCATTCCCGGTTTTCTGGTGTTGATTCTGCTCTGGCCGTTCGGCCGGATCATCGTCGACCGCGAACGTGGAGTCATCGAGTCGCTGGCCGATGCGTTCCACATGACGAAGTCCCATCTGGGTCTGCTCACCTGTCTCTTTCTGGTGCATCTGGGAGTTCTGGTGCTGGCCGCGGGTGTTCCCCTGATCGGGCATATCATTGCCATTCCGTTCGCGGCGATCCTGTATACGGTGGCGTATCTGCATCTGACTGGCGAGTTTACGGGCGAATTCGCCACCCCATCTGATTTGTGA
- a CDS encoding tetratricopeptide repeat protein produces MALRHCGQSRTRRSWSGRIILACLSFQAAGIACADEPAKPPASARLQGLQVQPGDEPLKAFEPARPESAQEYSRRAAMALYMKGRIAQEHGRFGDALEAYLAAVEKDPLAIAAYKGALPILLQRQEIEKARKLTLSAAEKDPEGYELVMAMAAVFARQDQLHEGIQLLQSALKLPNLKPHSLEDLYLRRDLGLYYRLQGNYQKSAEEYKIVFDAVTDPALDPEVRKKLLSDPGQTFDEFGDVFLKSEQPELALKAFGEASKHREAKPGLHSFNLATVFRQTGKPQQALEELQHYFDAQMQTRGRAAYELLRDLLVELKKQDELLPRLEAMHKQDEHNDVLRYFLADETLAANNVPRASDLYTNGRENISDPRALVGMFSVYRQQRQAEKLLTVMTKAFSTVPRADEQAALQQMAPDVRELATRFEKEIKAFEEDEEAFSAVTKYARTLEEGDEPKLEFLQAYLLGKLATENNHTEDAIHFYKYAISMRNDPPAQLYTELAGQLIDTQHYKEAAELLNEAINHTSTGLQREKWRLLYLLSYAQAFQGQTEAAVESIHEAQKLQPNVSALHQQEAWILYHARRWDEALALYEQVINNYSGDKEVATKCRFHISNIYVEKGDMPRGEQILEDILTEDPDNVQANNDLGYLYADQGKNLERAETMIRKALQQEPENYAYLDSLGWVLYKQGKYEQALEQMEKATTLKHGDDSTIVEHLADCLEKVGRHDEAVAAWQRALKNEESKTPPSDRVLKSLKGKLMIENKTASPEKATAPK; encoded by the coding sequence ATGGCGTTACGGCATTGTGGGCAATCGCGGACCCGACGGTCCTGGTCTGGCCGGATCATTCTGGCATGTCTCTCGTTTCAGGCAGCCGGGATCGCCTGCGCGGATGAGCCCGCAAAACCTCCCGCCTCGGCCCGACTCCAGGGGTTGCAGGTTCAACCTGGCGACGAGCCGCTCAAGGCGTTCGAGCCCGCACGCCCGGAGTCCGCACAGGAATATTCCCGCCGCGCCGCGATGGCCCTGTACATGAAAGGTCGAATCGCCCAGGAACATGGCCGCTTCGGCGATGCCCTCGAAGCGTATTTGGCCGCCGTCGAAAAAGACCCTCTCGCCATTGCCGCCTATAAGGGGGCGTTGCCGATTCTGCTCCAGCGGCAGGAAATCGAAAAAGCCCGCAAGCTGACGCTGTCGGCGGCGGAAAAAGACCCGGAAGGGTACGAACTCGTCATGGCCATGGCGGCGGTGTTCGCCCGGCAGGACCAGTTGCACGAAGGGATTCAACTGCTGCAGTCGGCGCTCAAGCTGCCGAACCTCAAGCCGCACTCGCTGGAAGACCTGTACCTGCGACGGGATCTCGGACTTTATTACCGCTTGCAAGGGAACTATCAGAAGTCGGCGGAAGAATACAAAATCGTCTTTGACGCCGTGACGGACCCCGCCCTCGATCCGGAAGTTCGCAAGAAACTACTGTCCGATCCCGGCCAGACGTTCGATGAATTTGGCGATGTCTTTTTGAAGTCGGAACAGCCGGAACTCGCTCTCAAAGCCTTTGGCGAAGCGAGCAAACACCGCGAAGCCAAACCCGGCCTGCACAGTTTTAACCTGGCAACGGTGTTTCGACAGACCGGCAAGCCGCAACAGGCGCTTGAAGAACTGCAGCACTATTTCGACGCCCAGATGCAGACCCGCGGCCGCGCTGCCTATGAGCTGTTGCGCGATCTGCTGGTCGAACTGAAAAAGCAGGACGAACTGCTTCCACGGCTCGAAGCCATGCATAAGCAGGACGAACACAACGACGTGCTGCGTTACTTTCTGGCTGATGAAACACTGGCTGCAAATAACGTCCCCCGTGCCTCTGATCTGTATACCAACGGTCGCGAGAATATCAGCGATCCTCGCGCCCTGGTCGGCATGTTCTCGGTCTATCGCCAGCAGCGTCAGGCTGAAAAGCTGCTGACGGTGATGACCAAAGCCTTCTCCACAGTCCCCCGTGCCGACGAACAGGCTGCTCTCCAGCAGATGGCCCCCGACGTCCGCGAACTCGCCACGCGATTTGAGAAGGAAATCAAGGCGTTCGAAGAAGACGAAGAAGCGTTCTCCGCGGTGACGAAATACGCTCGCACGCTGGAAGAAGGGGATGAACCCAAACTCGAGTTCCTGCAGGCCTACCTGCTGGGAAAGCTGGCGACGGAGAACAATCACACCGAAGACGCGATTCACTTCTACAAGTACGCGATTTCCATGCGGAACGATCCGCCGGCGCAGCTCTATACCGAGCTGGCGGGTCAACTGATCGACACCCAGCATTACAAGGAAGCGGCCGAATTGCTGAACGAGGCCATCAATCACACCTCGACCGGCCTGCAGCGGGAAAAATGGCGGCTGCTCTATCTGCTGAGCTACGCCCAGGCGTTCCAGGGGCAGACGGAAGCGGCCGTCGAGTCGATCCATGAAGCCCAGAAGCTGCAGCCGAACGTCTCGGCCCTGCACCAGCAGGAAGCCTGGATTCTGTACCACGCCCGTCGCTGGGACGAAGCCCTCGCGCTCTACGAACAGGTGATCAACAACTATTCCGGCGATAAGGAAGTCGCCACGAAGTGCCGCTTCCACATTTCTAACATCTATGTGGAAAAAGGGGACATGCCCCGCGGCGAGCAGATTCTGGAAGACATCCTCACTGAAGATCCGGACAACGTGCAGGCGAACAACGACCTCGGCTACCTTTACGCCGATCAAGGCAAAAACCTCGAACGTGCGGAGACGATGATCCGCAAAGCCCTGCAGCAGGAACCGGAAAACTACGCCTATCTCGACAGCCTCGGCTGGGTGCTTTACAAGCAGGGGAAGTACGAGCAGGCACTCGAGCAAATGGAAAAAGCGACCACTCTCAAACATGGCGACGACAGCACCATCGTCGAGCACCTCGCCGACTGCCTGGAAAAAGTCGGCCGCCACGACGAAGCGGTTGCCGCCTGGCAACGGGCACTGAAGAATGAAGAGTCGAAAACTCCTCCCAGTGATCGCGTGCTGAAATCTCTCAAGGGCAAACTGATGATCGAGAACAAAACCGCTTCCCCGGAAAAAGCGACCGCACCCAAATAG
- a CDS encoding HD domain-containing phosphohydrolase, which translates to MPTILESHAPHRTTPEHQLVSVASLQRTLDSSISRRALCTKSARIVIIDDEVNQIRSLKQYLTEAGYSNFVTTSDATEAVDLVRQEKPDLVLLDIVMPDVSGIDILHIFNLDQTMQHVPVIVLTETADRDIKHVCLELGASDFLAKPVDPMDLLPRVRTLLLNKHYRDQQASHAEWLEEQVRKRTTELAASREEVVHCLARAGEFRDDDTGHHVLRVGKYVAVIARELGFSPSRVEIVELAAQLHDIGKIGIPDAILHKPGKLDDEQYAVMRTHCAIGKEIIQPLPPQEAALLRSHARLGASMLHVPSSPLLMLAARIAQTHHEWWNGSGYPLGLKGEDIPIEGRMTAVADVYDALSTKRSYKAAFSREKCFAIMEEGRGTHFDPKVLDAFIARADDIIQIQLDYMDR; encoded by the coding sequence ATGCCGACGATTCTCGAATCACACGCTCCGCACCGAACCACTCCCGAACACCAGCTCGTCAGCGTCGCATCGCTGCAGCGGACGCTCGACTCGTCCATCTCGCGTCGTGCGCTCTGCACAAAGTCTGCCCGGATCGTGATCATTGACGACGAAGTCAACCAGATCCGCAGCCTGAAACAATACCTGACCGAAGCGGGTTACTCGAACTTCGTCACCACGTCCGACGCCACTGAAGCGGTCGACCTGGTCCGCCAGGAAAAGCCCGACCTGGTGCTGCTCGACATCGTGATGCCGGATGTGAGCGGCATCGACATTCTCCACATTTTCAATCTCGATCAGACGATGCAGCATGTGCCGGTGATCGTGCTGACGGAAACAGCCGACCGGGACATCAAGCACGTCTGCCTGGAACTGGGAGCGTCGGACTTCCTCGCCAAGCCGGTCGATCCGATGGACCTGCTCCCCCGCGTGCGAACTTTGTTGCTCAACAAACATTACCGCGACCAGCAGGCGAGCCATGCCGAATGGCTGGAAGAACAGGTTCGCAAACGGACCACGGAACTCGCTGCCTCCCGCGAAGAAGTCGTCCACTGTCTGGCGAGAGCCGGCGAATTCCGCGACGACGATACCGGTCATCATGTGTTACGGGTCGGAAAATATGTTGCAGTGATCGCGCGGGAACTGGGCTTCAGTCCGTCACGCGTGGAAATCGTCGAGCTCGCGGCTCAGTTGCACGACATCGGCAAGATCGGGATTCCCGACGCCATTCTCCACAAACCAGGTAAGCTCGATGACGAGCAGTATGCGGTGATGAGAACGCACTGCGCCATCGGCAAAGAGATCATTCAGCCGCTCCCTCCGCAGGAAGCGGCATTGCTGCGTTCGCATGCCCGACTCGGCGCCAGCATGCTGCATGTGCCGAGTTCTCCGCTGCTGATGCTTGCCGCCCGCATCGCCCAGACCCATCATGAATGGTGGAACGGTTCAGGCTATCCGCTCGGACTGAAAGGGGAAGACATCCCCATCGAAGGCCGCATGACCGCCGTGGCCGACGTGTACGACGCCCTCAGCACCAAACGATCTTACAAAGCAGCGTTCTCGCGGGAAAAGTGCTTCGCGATCATGGAAGAAGGCCGCGGCACGCACTTCGACCCCAAGGTGCTCGACGCCTTCATCGCCCGGGCGGACGACATTATTCAGATCCAGCTCGATTACATGGACCGGTAA